From a single Sporosarcina oncorhynchi genomic region:
- the speD gene encoding adenosylmethionine decarboxylase, translating to MENKLKLYGFNNLTKTLSFNIYDVSYAKSEREQKDYIAYVDEQYNSERLTNILYDVTEIIGATVLNVSKQDYDPQGASVTILITEESLPVALIDESCNLGAIDILKTRDSVVSHLDKSHVTVHTYPEYHPDNSIATFRVDIEVSTCGEISPLNALDYLIGSFDSDIITTDYRVRGFTRDDRGKKLFMDHKMTSIQDYIDSETLQKYDAIDVNVYQSNIFHTKLLVKDINLQNYLFNTDVYEIPPKERLYITNNLRKEMIEIFSGSNIYEE from the coding sequence TTGGAAAATAAGCTGAAGTTGTACGGCTTTAACAACCTCACCAAAACACTTAGCTTCAACATCTATGATGTGAGCTATGCAAAAAGTGAGCGGGAACAAAAAGATTACATTGCCTATGTCGACGAGCAGTACAATTCTGAACGTTTGACAAATATTCTTTACGACGTAACCGAAATTATCGGTGCGACCGTTTTGAATGTGAGTAAACAAGACTACGATCCTCAAGGTGCCAGCGTGACAATCCTCATCACAGAGGAATCACTGCCAGTCGCATTGATCGATGAATCTTGTAATCTTGGGGCAATCGATATTTTAAAGACCCGGGATTCGGTTGTTAGTCATTTAGACAAAAGCCATGTTACCGTCCATACGTACCCTGAGTACCATCCGGATAACTCGATCGCCACATTCCGTGTCGATATCGAAGTGTCCACTTGTGGAGAGATTTCTCCATTGAATGCACTCGACTATCTAATTGGGAGCTTCGATTCGGATATCATTACGACTGATTACCGAGTCCGTGGGTTCACACGGGATGACCGAGGGAAGAAGTTATTCATGGACCATAAGATGACTTCAATCCAAGACTATATAGACAGTGAAACGTTGCAGAAGTATGATGCTATCGATGTCAATGTCTATCAGTCGAATATCTTTCATACAAAACTGCTTGTAAAGGACATCAATCTTCAAAACTACTTGTTCAATACGGATGTTTATGAAATACCGCCGAAAGAACGGCTGTATATTACAAACAATTTACGTAAAGAGATGATTGAAATTTTCAGCGGTTCTAATATATATGAAGAGTGA
- a CDS encoding aminotransferase class I/II-fold pyridoxal phosphate-dependent enzyme, with product MNILSQDKAPIMEALNKYKKMRVVPFDVPGHKRGRGNAELTAFLGENCMTVDVNSMKPLDNLIHPVSVIREAEDLAAEAFGAKHAFFMVNGTTSAVQAMVMTACKAGEKIIMPRNVHRSAINALILSGAIPVYVNPGVNKELGIPLGMAVSEVQQAILEHPDAKAILINNPTYYGICSNMQAITDLAHEHGMLVLVDEAHGTHFYFNEDLPASAMSVGADMAAVSMHKSGGSLTQSSILLINNEVSEGYVRQIINLTQTTSGSYLLMSSLDISRKNLALNGQEIFSKVAGMAQYTRDEINKIGGYYAFSEELKNGDTIFDFDTTKLSVHTLEIGLPGIEVYDILRDEYDIQIEFGDIGNILAYISVGDRHFDLERLVAALAEIKRRYSTDKSGLFDHEYIKPHVAYTPQEAFYAPKEKLPMERSAGRISSEFVMAYPPGIPILAPGERITEEILNYIQYCKDKGSFMTGTEDLNIENINVVKESE from the coding sequence ATGAACATTCTTTCTCAGGACAAAGCCCCGATTATGGAGGCTCTAAACAAGTACAAAAAAATGAGGGTCGTTCCGTTTGACGTTCCAGGCCATAAACGCGGCCGTGGAAATGCGGAATTGACCGCTTTTTTAGGCGAGAATTGCATGACTGTGGATGTCAATTCCATGAAGCCACTTGATAATCTTATCCATCCGGTCTCTGTCATCCGTGAAGCCGAAGATCTTGCTGCAGAAGCCTTTGGAGCAAAACATGCATTTTTCATGGTCAACGGAACGACTTCTGCTGTTCAGGCGATGGTCATGACCGCTTGTAAAGCTGGCGAAAAAATCATCATGCCAAGGAACGTCCACCGGAGTGCCATTAATGCATTAATATTGAGCGGAGCGATTCCGGTCTACGTAAACCCGGGTGTGAATAAGGAGCTCGGTATTCCCCTCGGTATGGCTGTCAGTGAAGTGCAACAGGCAATTCTCGAACACCCTGATGCAAAAGCAATTCTCATTAATAACCCGACCTATTACGGAATCTGTTCCAACATGCAAGCAATCACAGATTTAGCTCATGAGCATGGAATGCTCGTCCTAGTCGACGAAGCGCACGGCACGCATTTCTATTTCAATGAAGACCTTCCTGCTTCGGCAATGTCTGTAGGTGCAGATATGGCAGCTGTCAGCATGCATAAATCAGGCGGCTCGCTAACACAGAGCTCAATCCTATTGATCAATAATGAAGTAAGTGAAGGATACGTACGGCAAATCATTAATTTAACCCAGACGACAAGTGGCTCCTACCTGCTCATGTCATCACTTGATATTTCCCGAAAAAACTTGGCACTGAATGGGCAGGAGATATTTAGTAAAGTTGCAGGAATGGCCCAGTACACGCGAGATGAAATTAATAAAATCGGTGGATACTACGCATTTTCTGAGGAACTTAAAAATGGCGATACGATTTTCGATTTTGATACGACTAAGTTGTCCGTACATACACTCGAAATAGGCCTTCCGGGTATTGAAGTTTACGATATCCTTCGAGATGAATATGATATACAAATTGAATTCGGTGATATCGGCAATATCCTTGCTTACATTTCTGTAGGCGACCGTCATTTCGATTTGGAACGGCTTGTTGCCGCTCTTGCGGAGATTAAAAGACGTTACAGTACGGATAAGAGCGGATTGTTCGACCATGAATATATTAAACCTCACGTCGCTTATACTCCGCAGGAAGCATTTTATGCACCTAAGGAAAAGTTGCCGATGGAAAGAAGTGCCGGAAGAATTTCAAGTGAATTTGTCATGGCCTATCCACCGGGTATACCGATTCTCGCTCCCGGAGAACGAATTACAGAAGAGATTCTAAATTATATTCAGTATTGTAAAGACAAAGGCAGTTTCATGACCGGAACGGAAGATCTGAACATCGAAAACATTAACGTAGTAAAGGAGTCAGAGTGA
- the speE gene encoding polyamine aminopropyltransferase yields MNLWFTENHSANARFSMKVTEHLYTGKSEFQKIDVLQTAEFGKILTLDGLVMVTEKDEFIYHEMITHVAMATNPHIKKVLVIGAGDGGTVRELTKYDSIEHIDMVEIDEMVVDVCREFLPQTASKLDDPRVHLHFEDGLKFVRSKEDAYDLIIVDSTDPFGPGEGLFTKEFYGNCYKALNEDGILVNQHESPFYEEDALGMQRAHQRIIGFFPVCKVYQVHIPTYPSGHWLFGFASKKFDPVSDLNAEQWNNLGLQTKYYNTDIHVGSFALPNYVKEQLEDVE; encoded by the coding sequence ATGAACTTATGGTTTACAGAAAATCATTCAGCTAATGCACGTTTTTCGATGAAAGTGACCGAACATCTCTATACGGGAAAAAGTGAATTCCAGAAAATCGATGTTCTACAAACTGCAGAATTCGGGAAGATTCTCACACTTGACGGGTTAGTCATGGTGACAGAAAAGGATGAATTCATCTACCATGAAATGATTACCCATGTAGCAATGGCTACTAATCCACATATCAAGAAAGTGCTCGTCATCGGTGCAGGAGACGGCGGAACAGTTCGTGAACTTACGAAATATGATTCCATCGAACATATCGATATGGTTGAAATCGATGAGATGGTTGTGGATGTATGTAGGGAATTCCTACCGCAGACCGCTTCTAAATTAGATGACCCAAGAGTTCATCTCCACTTTGAAGATGGCTTGAAATTCGTTCGCTCAAAAGAAGATGCGTATGATTTGATCATCGTTGATTCGACGGATCCATTCGGACCTGGTGAAGGTCTCTTCACAAAAGAGTTTTACGGAAATTGCTATAAGGCGCTTAATGAAGACGGAATATTGGTTAATCAGCATGAAAGTCCGTTTTATGAGGAGGATGCGCTCGGCATGCAGCGTGCACATCAGCGAATCATCGGGTTCTTCCCTGTATGCAAAGTGTATCAAGTGCATATCCCAACGTATCCATCAGGTCATTGGCTATTCGGTTTCGCTTCCAAAAAGTTTGATCCTGTAAGCGACTTGAACGCCGAACAATGGAATAATCTCGGACTGCAGACGAAGTATTACAATACCGATATCCACGTCGGCTCGTTTGCTTTGCCGAATTACGTAAAGGAGCAATTGGAAGATGTTGAATAG
- the speB gene encoding agmatinase, producing the protein MLNRNIETFIGCDNEYEESDIVIFGAPFDSTTSFRPGTRFASKAMRSESFGIETYSPYQDKDLEDKLIFDGGDLELSFGNTERALGQIEEFTGKIIRDGKIPCMIGGEHLVTLGAVRAVAEQYPDLHVIQFDAHADLRDDYLEEKLSHATVIHRVWDILGDGRIFQFGIRSGDRSEIEWGKDHVYTNKFNFDTLDEITQKLNGKPIYLTIDLDVLDPSVFPGTGTPEAGGVSFMDLLQAILTVSGLNIVACDVNELSPVYDQSGVSTAVACKVLRELLLAVNEQK; encoded by the coding sequence ATGTTGAATAGGAATATCGAAACTTTCATTGGCTGTGATAATGAATACGAAGAATCGGACATTGTCATTTTTGGCGCACCATTCGATTCGACGACGTCTTTCCGTCCTGGAACACGTTTCGCAAGCAAAGCGATGCGGAGTGAATCATTCGGAATTGAAACGTACAGCCCTTATCAAGATAAAGATCTAGAAGACAAGCTAATTTTTGACGGCGGCGACCTTGAACTAAGTTTCGGCAATACGGAAAGAGCACTCGGTCAAATTGAAGAGTTCACTGGCAAGATCATTCGTGACGGTAAAATTCCGTGCATGATTGGCGGAGAACATCTCGTTACACTTGGTGCTGTACGTGCTGTCGCTGAACAATACCCTGACCTTCATGTTATTCAATTCGATGCTCATGCCGATTTGCGCGATGACTACCTAGAGGAAAAACTGTCTCACGCAACAGTTATTCATAGAGTATGGGATATACTCGGCGACGGTCGGATATTCCAATTTGGCATCCGTTCCGGTGACCGAAGTGAGATTGAATGGGGCAAAGACCATGTGTATACGAATAAATTTAATTTCGATACATTGGATGAAATTACACAAAAATTAAACGGCAAGCCAATTTATCTGACAATCGATTTGGATGTGTTAGATCCATCTGTCTTCCCTGGCACAGGAACGCCTGAAGCTGGAGGAGTAAGCTTTATGGATCTATTACAAGCGATCCTGACAGTAAGCGGACTTAACATCGTAGCATGTGACGTCAATGAATTGTCACCTGTCTACGATCAAAGTGGGGTATCGACGGCAGTTGCATGTAAAGTGCTGCGCGAATTACTTTTAGCAGTAAACGAACAAAAATAA
- a CDS encoding saccharopine dehydrogenase family protein, with amino-acid sequence MGKALIIGAGGVASVVAHKCCEVPDVFEEICIASRTKSKCDALKEKLDGGRTKIQTAQVDADNVDELVELINSFKPDIVINVALPYQDLTIMDACLATGVDYLDTANYEPLDTAKFEYKWQWAYKEKFEQAGITALLGSGFDPGVTGVFSAYAQKHYFDEIHTIDIVDANAGDHGYPFATNFNPEINIREITANGRYWENGEFIETPPLSEKRVYDLPEIGPKDVYLLYHEELESLAVNIHGIKKIRFWMTFSQNYLTHLKVLENVGMTSIEPIMFEGKEIVPLQFLKEILPDPASLGPRTKGKTNIGCIFQGVKDGEEKTYYVYNVSDHEECYKEVGSQAISYTTGVPAMIGAMLMLTGKWKKPGVYNVEEFDPDPFMDALNTYGLPWQENFNPKLID; translated from the coding sequence TTGGGTAAAGCGTTAATTATTGGTGCAGGTGGAGTCGCAAGTGTTGTCGCTCATAAATGTTGTGAAGTTCCAGACGTTTTCGAAGAAATTTGCATTGCAAGCCGGACAAAATCAAAATGTGACGCGTTAAAAGAAAAACTTGACGGTGGCCGCACTAAAATTCAAACGGCACAAGTCGATGCAGATAACGTGGACGAGCTCGTTGAATTAATCAATTCATTCAAACCAGACATCGTTATTAACGTTGCACTTCCTTATCAGGATTTGACGATCATGGACGCTTGTCTCGCTACAGGTGTCGATTATTTGGACACAGCAAACTACGAACCACTTGATACAGCTAAATTCGAGTACAAATGGCAATGGGCTTACAAAGAGAAGTTTGAACAAGCTGGCATCACGGCACTTCTAGGAAGCGGCTTTGACCCTGGTGTGACAGGTGTTTTCTCTGCTTATGCACAAAAGCATTATTTCGACGAAATCCACACAATCGATATCGTCGACGCCAATGCTGGGGATCATGGCTATCCGTTTGCAACGAACTTCAATCCGGAGATCAATATCCGTGAAATCACTGCTAATGGTCGCTACTGGGAAAATGGCGAGTTCATCGAAACGCCGCCACTATCAGAAAAACGCGTATATGATCTGCCTGAAATCGGTCCGAAAGATGTGTATCTTCTTTACCACGAAGAACTGGAATCTCTTGCCGTCAATATTCATGGCATTAAGAAAATCCGTTTCTGGATGACATTCTCACAAAACTACTTGACTCACTTGAAAGTACTTGAAAACGTCGGTATGACTTCCATTGAACCAATTATGTTCGAAGGCAAAGAAATCGTTCCTTTGCAATTCCTAAAAGAAATTTTGCCTGACCCAGCTTCTCTTGGGCCACGTACAAAAGGGAAAACAAACATTGGCTGTATCTTCCAAGGTGTTAAAGATGGCGAAGAAAAAACCTATTATGTATATAATGTATCCGATCACGAAGAGTGCTATAAAGAAGTTGGATCTCAAGCAATCTCTTACACGACGGGTGTACCTGCAATGATTGGCGCAATGCTTATGCTTACTGGCAAGTGGAAAAAACCGGGTGTCTATAATGTTGAAGAGTTCGATCCAGATCCATTCATGGACGCACTGAACACATACGGCCTACCATGGCAAGAAAACTTTAACCCAAAACTAATCGATTGA
- the nspC gene encoding carboxynorspermidine decarboxylase yields the protein MQLNFDPKTVPSPSYVVDEKLLIKNLELLKSVIDRTGCKILLAQKGFSMYSVYPLIGQYLNGVTSSGVFEAKLGYEEMGKEVHTYAPAFSETDFDEILTYSDHIVFNTFDQWRLFKDKVKNHPKPIECGIRINPEYSEIEVDMYNPCFTHSRFGVTLENFEPDELEGITGLHFHTMCEQNSDTLARTIQVVDEKFGTYLKGLKWINFGGGHHITRPDYDIESLIESILFMKNKYGLDVYLEPGEAIALNTGFLVTTVLDTMQNEMPIAIVDTSASCHMPDVLEMPYRPEIVGAGAANEKAITYRLGGPTCLAGDVIGDYSFDKPLQPGDTLVFTDMAHYTMVKNNTFNGMNLPAIVLNTAEDGPKVIKEFGYTDFKERLS from the coding sequence ATGCAATTGAATTTTGATCCAAAGACTGTGCCCTCCCCTTCCTACGTAGTCGATGAAAAGCTATTAATTAAAAATCTGGAGTTGCTCAAGTCGGTCATTGACAGAACTGGTTGCAAAATCCTACTTGCGCAAAAAGGGTTTTCCATGTACTCTGTCTACCCCCTCATCGGACAGTATTTGAATGGTGTTACTTCAAGCGGCGTGTTTGAAGCGAAGCTCGGATACGAAGAAATGGGGAAAGAAGTGCATACGTATGCACCTGCATTTTCAGAAACGGATTTCGATGAAATTCTTACGTATTCTGACCATATTGTCTTCAATACATTCGACCAATGGAGACTATTCAAAGACAAAGTAAAAAATCATCCAAAACCAATTGAATGTGGAATCCGCATCAATCCTGAATACTCGGAAATTGAAGTGGACATGTATAATCCATGTTTCACACATTCTCGGTTCGGTGTAACGCTTGAAAACTTTGAGCCTGATGAGCTGGAAGGTATAACCGGTCTGCACTTCCACACAATGTGTGAGCAAAACTCAGACACTCTAGCTCGCACGATCCAAGTCGTCGATGAAAAGTTCGGCACGTATTTAAAAGGTTTGAAATGGATCAATTTCGGTGGCGGACATCATATTACAAGACCTGATTATGACATTGAATCGCTAATCGAATCCATTCTATTCATGAAGAACAAATATGGGCTTGATGTCTATTTGGAACCTGGCGAAGCAATTGCACTAAACACAGGATTTCTCGTCACAACTGTCCTTGATACAATGCAGAATGAAATGCCGATTGCCATTGTAGATACATCAGCTTCATGTCATATGCCCGATGTACTGGAAATGCCGTACCGTCCTGAAATTGTCGGTGCTGGGGCAGCTAATGAAAAAGCAATTACCTATCGTTTAGGTGGCCCAACATGTTTAGCTGGGGATGTTATCGGTGATTATTCATTTGATAAACCATTACAACCAGGTGATACATTAGTCTTCACAGACATGGCCCATTATACGATGGTGAAAAACAATACATTCAATGGCATGAACTTGCCTGCTATCGTTCTAAACACTGCAGAAGACGGTCCTAAGGTCATCAAAGAATTTGGCTACACAGATTTTAAAGAACGCTTGTCTTAA
- a CDS encoding membrane lipoprotein lipid attachment site-containing protein has product MKKYLFILLGLLVFAGCSDNNANDSVDVDVDNTPEVEVEDPAVDLETEEDTTEADDETTDGTGDDLTMLEEYAIIDDNIELSALSAKVEEDNPGTRVILFEDESGKQVYKSVFVKNDQHLKIIKMDDEGLLYNDFIK; this is encoded by the coding sequence ATGAAAAAATATTTATTTATACTACTTGGGCTTTTAGTGTTCGCAGGATGTTCTGATAATAACGCAAACGATTCAGTCGATGTAGACGTCGATAATACGCCAGAAGTCGAAGTTGAAGATCCGGCAGTTGACTTAGAAACTGAGGAAGATACTACGGAAGCAGATGATGAGACAACTGACGGTACGGGAGACGATCTGACAATGCTTGAAGAATACGCGATCATTGATGACAATATTGAGTTGTCAGCACTTTCTGCAAAAGTAGAAGAAGATAATCCGGGTACAAGGGTAATCCTGTTTGAAGATGAATCGGGTAAACAAGTATATAAAAGTGTATTCGTTAAAAATGACCAGCATTTGAAAATCATCAAAATGGATGATGAAGGCCTTCTTTATAACGACTTCATTAAATAA
- a CDS encoding CynX/NimT family MFS transporter, translated as MNKKTFLLIIGIIFIASTLRSPLTSVGPIIAPIRDNLGMSNVLAGFLTTIPLLAFALISPFAPKLANRFGMEITLFLSLCLLTLGIVIRSIGSVPLLVVGTFLIGVAIAFGNVLLPGLLKLSFPLHIGLMTGIYSVAMNISATIAAGISVPIVEKTTFGWQGALGIWAILSVIALFLWLPQLKGREKLPAKAKQTETEKKNSLWRSPTAWAVTFFMGLQSLLFYSTSAWMPEMLTHKGMEPSQAGWMLSLLQFSQLPMTFIIPIIAGKVKDQRMLVLGTVALFLLGYGGVLLGSFAFTPLWMIAIGIAGGSAFGLSMMFFTLRTETHMEAAQLSGMAQSYGYLLAAVGPVLFGFLHDLTDSWTSPMVIFLVVSVIMLICGMKAGKNEKVIV; from the coding sequence ATGAATAAAAAAACATTCTTGCTGATTATCGGCATTATCTTTATCGCTTCCACGCTTCGATCTCCGTTAACCTCTGTCGGTCCAATCATTGCGCCGATTCGGGATAACCTGGGCATGTCGAATGTGTTAGCAGGATTTTTGACAACCATTCCATTGTTGGCGTTTGCGCTTATATCGCCATTTGCCCCGAAACTTGCTAATCGTTTCGGTATGGAAATAACGTTGTTTTTATCATTATGTCTCCTTACATTAGGAATTGTCATTAGGTCCATCGGATCCGTTCCATTATTAGTAGTCGGAACATTTTTGATAGGTGTCGCAATTGCATTTGGAAATGTGTTATTGCCAGGCTTATTAAAACTTAGTTTTCCATTACATATCGGTTTAATGACTGGAATTTATTCTGTTGCTATGAATATCTCAGCAACGATTGCTGCGGGGATTAGTGTTCCGATTGTTGAGAAGACGACTTTTGGATGGCAAGGTGCTTTGGGCATATGGGCTATATTGTCCGTAATCGCATTGTTTTTATGGTTACCACAATTAAAAGGCAGGGAGAAGCTGCCTGCAAAAGCGAAACAGACAGAAACGGAAAAGAAAAATTCGCTTTGGCGATCTCCGACTGCTTGGGCCGTCACATTCTTTATGGGCTTACAGTCTTTATTATTCTATTCAACGTCAGCATGGATGCCTGAAATGTTGACACACAAAGGGATGGAGCCTTCACAAGCGGGGTGGATGTTGTCACTGCTCCAGTTTTCTCAACTTCCGATGACATTCATTATCCCGATTATTGCAGGTAAAGTAAAAGACCAAAGAATGCTCGTGCTCGGTACCGTTGCATTATTCCTGCTAGGTTATGGTGGCGTATTGCTCGGCAGTTTTGCTTTTACACCACTGTGGATGATTGCGATAGGTATAGCAGGTGGTTCGGCTTTCGGTCTTTCCATGATGTTTTTCACATTGCGTACTGAAACGCATATGGAAGCTGCACAATTATCTGGTATGGCGCAATCCTACGGGTATCTTTTGGCAGCCGTTGGACCTGTACTGTTTGGCTTCTTGCATGATCTGACGGATTCTTGGACGAGTCCGATGGTGATATTCCTCGTCGTTTCAGTAATAATGCTTATTTGTGGAATGAAAGCTGGGAAAAATGAGAAAGTCATCGTTTAA
- a CDS encoding acetylornithine transaminase — MSALFNNYARRSVHLVKGKGTYVYDEQGKPYLDFTSGIAVVSLGHAHPAIVNALKEQSEKLWHISNLFESPEQEQLAQSLLKNTPLSRAFFCNSGAEANEAAIKLARKHTAKHVIITFEQSFHGRTFGAMAATGQEKVKLGFGPMLDTFRTIPFNDVNALEAAIDEDVAAIMLEVIQGEGGVNTVTPAFASKIQELCQAKDILCIVDEVQTGIGRTGTKYAYEHTVLQPDIITLAKGLGGGFPIGAMLGSEKLAESFGPGAHGTTFGGNPLAVAVAQTIVEHVFDETFLLSVQQKSRYLIERLKFSLPANLFEILGEGLLIGIKCKDDVTSIIKLAEDQGLLIVQAGPNVIRLLPPLTVTEKEIDEAVELLTTVMLVPSE; from the coding sequence ATGAGTGCGTTATTCAATAATTACGCACGGCGATCCGTCCATCTTGTAAAGGGAAAAGGGACATATGTATACGATGAACAGGGGAAGCCATATCTCGATTTTACAAGTGGTATTGCTGTTGTCAGTCTGGGGCATGCCCACCCGGCAATCGTCAATGCGCTCAAAGAGCAAAGCGAAAAGTTGTGGCATATATCCAATCTGTTTGAAAGTCCAGAACAGGAGCAACTTGCACAATCTCTACTGAAGAATACGCCCTTATCGCGTGCATTCTTCTGCAACAGTGGCGCGGAAGCAAATGAAGCAGCCATCAAGCTTGCCCGTAAACATACAGCCAAACATGTCATCATCACTTTCGAGCAATCTTTCCACGGCCGGACTTTTGGTGCGATGGCAGCGACCGGTCAAGAAAAAGTGAAACTTGGATTCGGACCGATGCTAGATACGTTTAGGACGATTCCCTTTAATGATGTCAATGCACTCGAAGCTGCAATTGATGAAGACGTAGCTGCAATTATGCTTGAAGTGATCCAAGGAGAAGGTGGAGTGAATACGGTGACGCCGGCGTTCGCTTCAAAAATCCAGGAACTATGCCAGGCGAAGGACATACTTTGTATCGTCGATGAAGTGCAGACGGGAATTGGCAGAACAGGCACCAAGTATGCCTATGAGCATACCGTATTGCAACCGGATATTATCACTTTGGCAAAAGGACTCGGTGGCGGTTTTCCGATTGGGGCGATGTTGGGTAGCGAGAAATTGGCTGAATCATTTGGTCCAGGTGCTCATGGTACGACGTTCGGTGGGAATCCCCTTGCAGTTGCAGTTGCACAAACAATTGTTGAACATGTATTTGATGAGACGTTTCTTCTTAGTGTTCAACAGAAATCGAGGTATTTGATTGAGAGACTCAAATTTTCATTGCCTGCGAATCTTTTTGAGATTTTAGGTGAAGGTTTACTTATTGGTATTAAGTGCAAAGATGATGTCACTTCAATTATAAAGCTTGCAGAAGACCAAGGATTGCTGATCGTTCAGGCTGGTCCGAATGTTATTCGCTTATTACCCCCTTTAACCGTGACAGAAAAGGAAATCGATGAAGCGGTGGAGTTGCTCACAACGGTCATGCTAGTGCCTAGCGAGTGA
- the argB gene encoding acetylglutamate kinase, with product MTTSKSMHLIDRKRIVIKLGGSMLSGLSDIFFEKFIELQKEGHELVIVHGGGPFINRSLLANGIESRVDEGIRVTCEKSMEIVKHILISEVNTALVHQLNDKGIEAIGLSGFDGHLLRCTVLDLERYGLVGKINKVHEDVLVKLLASGFVPVVSCIGSTTSGTALNINADTVASEIALALGADRLLLVTDTPGIQVSNEMQRNATPSLVAQWIEEGEIYGGMIPKVTAAIACLEHGIPEVHIADQHLNGTIIGFKEVFI from the coding sequence ATGACTACGTCCAAATCAATGCATCTTATCGATCGTAAACGGATTGTCATTAAATTGGGTGGCAGCATGCTCTCCGGTTTGAGCGACATCTTTTTCGAGAAATTCATCGAATTGCAAAAGGAAGGACATGAACTGGTCATCGTTCACGGTGGTGGTCCATTCATTAATCGTTCACTACTGGCGAATGGCATTGAATCGCGCGTTGACGAAGGCATCCGTGTTACATGTGAAAAATCGATGGAAATTGTCAAACATATATTGATAAGCGAAGTGAATACAGCTCTTGTGCATCAACTAAATGATAAAGGGATTGAAGCTATCGGACTGAGCGGCTTTGACGGGCATTTATTGCGGTGTACGGTATTGGATTTAGAGCGGTATGGCTTAGTAGGGAAAATCAATAAAGTACATGAAGATGTGCTTGTTAAACTGCTGGCATCAGGGTTTGTGCCCGTTGTATCGTGCATTGGTTCAACTACTAGTGGAACAGCTCTCAATATTAACGCGGATACTGTCGCTAGTGAAATCGCGTTGGCTCTTGGTGCTGATCGTCTGTTACTCGTTACAGATACTCCAGGCATTCAAGTCAGCAATGAAATGCAGCGGAATGCGACACCGTCTCTGGTTGCACAGTGGATAGAAGAAGGAGAAATCTACGGGGGAATGATACCTAAAGTGACTGCGGCGATTGCTTGCTTAGAACACGGTATTCCGGAGGTTCATATTGCCGACCAACATTTAAATGGAACGATTATCGGGTTCAAGGAGGTTTTCATATGA